In the genome of Doryrhamphus excisus isolate RoL2022-K1 chromosome 11, RoL_Dexc_1.0, whole genome shotgun sequence, the window gaggagaactttgtCATGTTGGACTGCATCCATGACTGAGTTCATATTGTAAGTTAGGGTAACGTCGCATCAGTGAGACTCACAACAAATCACCATGGTGGTGTCCGTCTTGATCTAAACAGCGGAAAAGTGTCTtcagtgaaagtaaaagtaaccttaaatgtttatttatccctttcattcatcaactatatacatttatatggaTTTAGAATGTAAAAGTATACAAATGTGTGTTAATATATTTGAGACTTGTGGTGTCACTGTGTtggttagcaaagaactacagagtcaactgctgatgacatcatagacgggcgacAGAGCTGACTTCCACTTTCcatgtaaaatacatttaagaATACCTTTGGGCTCGACAAGACACGCACCATATTGTGCGTTATCTGGGAAATGTTGACGTTAACCAGAAAACCTCCCGACCGAGGCTCCACTGTAGTCGGGCGTGGACACGTGCATGCCAAGAGCGCCTCCATTGTTTCAACATGAAGCAGCAGCATCACCGAATGACATCCCGCAGGACTGCTGCACCACAGCCACGAGAGTACTTCCTGTATTTATTCAGAGGTCTAATGATGTTCTCCTCCAAACAGGCACCACAACAAAGATCACCACCATCCCCATGACGTCCAAACCCAACGTCATTGTGGTTCAGAAAACCACAGGCAAAGGAGCAACCATCCAGGGGCTGCCCGGCAAGAACGTGGTCACCACGCTGTTGAACGCTGGGGTTAGTGGAACGCCgatgatattatttattactcaATGTTGGAGTATCTCACCGAGTGTGTCGGCAGGGCGAGAAGAGCCTACAGACTGTTCAGGGTACCAAACCAGCCATCATCACCACCTCCAGGCCCATCACCAAGATGATCGTCACCCAGCCCAAAGGCATGAGCTCTGGCTCGCAGTCCACTGCCACCAAGATCATCCCGACCAAGATCGTCTACGGCCAGCAAGGCAAGACCCAGGTGAGACGCTATGGTTTGAATGTCACAGTAAATGAGTTATAATCAGGTAAATGTTATATTGAGTGGCTTGCTTGGCTTCCAGGTGCTCATCAAGCCCAAGCCAGTCTTCCAGGCCGCCGTGGTGAGCGAACAGACCCGGCAGCTGGTCACCGAGACACTTCAACAAGTGACGCGCTCGGGTGACGTGGGCCAGGTTTTGGGTCAGGATGTTTCTGCCAAGGACGACAGCGGCGGCTTCACAGAGAGCAGCAGCGGCAGCTCGGTCGGCGAGACGTCCCACAGCAGTGGTAGGAAGATGTTGTTGGACTTACGTGCTGGGAGAGAAACTTACCATTCATTCCGTCTCCTCCTTTTCATCCTTCCCCAAGATTCCCAGCCTGTGCTCCACGTGGTGTCCGCCAAAGAGCACGATTGGACCGAGCAGGAAGTGGCGGTGGAGGCCACCCCTACTATCATCTACCAGGAGGTGTCAACCGGAGAATCCCAGTCTGCCACATCCACCATTAAAGCTCTACTGGAGCTGCAGCAGACCTCAGGTAGGACCAGGACCCACAACAATTTACTTCAATGACCGTTGGACACATTGAGCAACCACTCTAAGTTGTCCTGCGGGGTGCATGGTGGACATCTCCAGCCAATACGTTTTTTAATGGAACATTGTTGCTGACGTATCCACAGTGAAGGAAAAGGGCCAAGAGTCCAAACCCAGGCAGCATACCATCGACCTGAGCCAGATGGCCGTACCCATTCAGCTGGCCCAGGAGAAGAAAACCAACCCGGAATCCTCCAGGCCGACCAGCTCCGAAGCCGAAGCCGGCTCTGACGCCATCACAGCAGGTGTGCACCTCGCATCCCGACATCCTTCTAGCATAAATAGAAAGATTGGACGCCTGCGTCATGATTGATTGCTACACCAGGTAAAGTCAGCCAGGTGGGCGTGTCCTCGGGAGACAACGTGGTCATGGCCTCCACTCCGCAGCCGCAGCAGGGGAAGTCTTACAAGAGCCAGATCACCACGGTAACCAAAACAGCTGCCGCCCCGCCTGCAGCCGCAGTGACGCACATCAGCCTCAGGGTGAGGAGAAGCACGGCTTTCACCTCAAGTACGTGTTGGTGTGTTCACTTAGTGGGGTTGTCTTTTCCGTAGCCCTCTGATGGTAAAACAGACTCGGTGTTGGAGGTCAGTGAGCTGGAAGGCGACACTTTGGACCCCCAGACCGGTTTGTTTTACCGCTCCACCAGCCAGCCAACAGACTGCACCAAGCACTCCATCACCGCCACTCAGCCGTCAGTCGTGAGCAGGCCTGACCCCGAGcagccgccgccaccgccgccaccacAACTGCAAAGCAAACCTCAAATCAGCCAGCCTTCCTCTGCAGCCTTTTCCGCGGCGCCCCACTTGACCAAGAAACTCCCCAAACTCCGAGAGCAGAGTCAGCCCAAACCTCAGGGGTCCGTCACGCCGCCAGGCACACCCGTCAAGCTGCCGGTGACGCCACAGCTTCCCAAGCTACAGCAGGCACCCACGTCCCACCACAGGCCTCTGCACACGTCCATGTCCCACCCGCCTCCGCTGCAGGCGCACCACCCTGTCAGTGCAGAGAAGAGCGCCTCCAGCCAGGTGAGATGGGCTTCCCGTTTCATCCATCTGTGCACGTTTTAAGGGGACGCATATTCCTTTGCTACTGTCGCATTAGTCAAAATTCACTGTCCTCCATCACAGCAGCCAATCATCACTCAGAGCGCCACCGTCACCAAGATCACTTTCGGCAGCTCTCATCACTCATCGCCCGTCTTCAGCGGCGAGGCAGTCGCCAAACTCATCCCGGAATCCAGCTCGGGGCCGTCGGTGGACAAGACCTCCGTGTCGGACATCCTCAAGATCTCCATGATGGAGGCTGAGATCGACCCCAGCACCGAGCCCATGGTGGTGGACTCCTCCAGTGACTGCGCCCCCGTGGGGAAACCGCTGGAGGTCCTGGCCGTCTCGGGCACGCTGGACGCGGGTCAATTCATCAGCAGTTCGGGGGCGACGGCTGCAGCGGCACATCATCATACCCACGCCAAAGCGCAGCAGTTCAGCCGCGTGCAGCCTGGCAAAGGCGACATGGAAGTCATTGAGGTACCACTTTTACCAAATTAGAAGCTTTTTTAACGCTTTTATTaactaataaaaaaagagtattgaTTTGACTTTTCCCCATTAACCTACCTCATAAAGCATTTTGCTTGTTCGTTTGAGAAATGaagaatgtaaaaacaaaaccacGTAAAAGCATCTAacacccctaaaaaaaaaaaaaaatagtggctTTCAATTTGAGTTTAATTGTTGGTTTTGAAAACCACATTTGGAGACACAAATAATCAGTTTGATTAGCGCTCCCTCACGATATCACATCAtttcacaaatgaatgaaataatgaatggcCGCTGTTTCATGGGAGACAGTGGTCTATTGTTATTGGTTGGTTTtgttgtattctggtcactaggcggcagtaTGACCCAAAACAGTaaaacattaccttacattacattacattacattaccctaacactgcatgaagtcaatcgtggcatgtccgacatgataggtTGAAGCaaagttctcccattctgtgAGGAAGTgctaagtttttggcttcttaagacgaaataaattcaaggcaaactggttagcaagctagctcgctagctagtgCCCCTGCAACATAAGAGTTGTGGTGTAAACCATGAAAAACAGGACTGTACAGACGGCTATAGAGTTGTTATTGAAGGTCTGTAGGCTCTAGTGATGttaattgtatttagaaagtcttaACAGGTTCCTATGCTCTAACTCCAGAACTATTCCATTTatctgtcgggtctggaaccaattagccgcTCTAAACAAGGAATGGCTGTACATGTTTTTCTTCTAGTATCTAGTAAACAGCagggaaaaaatacttttgactGATTAAatagaaacaattttttttcatttcatagacgtacatgcccccccccccaaatgttaGTTCTTTTACATTTGAAGAATGTACATTTAGGCAAaaagggatttaaaaaaaaaaaacgaaatagaaatgtgagtgtgaatggttgtttgtctatatgtgccctgtgattggctggccaccagtccagggtgtaccccgcctctcacctgaagacagctgggataggctccagcacccccgcgaccgtgaggataagcggtagaaaatgaatgaatgaaataaattggAGATCCACACGGTTGTCAACGGTTGGATGAAACTGTAATGCGCCAACCCCCCCACTAGGAGGTGCAGGCTAGGCATGTGTCGTGTTGggtacattgtggtcatctgcAACCAAACTGAAACAAAATGTTGTCTCTTGGTCATTTTGTTGTGGCATAACAATTTGGATGTAGCAATCTGGGACATGGTGTCCTAACGCGGTACTGCTTGGCATGCAGGTGATCCCTCAGTACTCCATCCTGCCGGACTCCAGCCAGTCCAACGTGGTGGTGGAGCCCAGCGGCTTCCTGGAGATCACAAACTACACCAGCCAGCAGCTGGAGGAAGACAGCCCcatggaacaggaagtggacagcAGCAACGACGAGGCGGCCTCCGCCAGCCCCCCCGACCAGCCGTAGTCCCGTACACTCTGAACAGTTTCTGTGATGTGCAAAGCATTAGCCAGTGACTCCAAGCGGAGCCTCGTGCCCATtggacaacttcctgtttgagagGACTGCACTTTTTGTGGACAGTTCCTGAAAAAAAGACTTGATGAACGTCTTCAAAGGCACTGCGGCTTTGTAACTCTCCTATGGAATGAACTTTTCGTAGACCCTGCAGGACATTGCGTTTCTACAAGGAGTATTAAGCTTAACGTAGTCCCGGAAGATACATACATCTTAATGTGCATTCTAAATGATGTGATGTTTCACAAGAAGGACTTCGTGTacgtattatttttttgtaagatATATCATGGAGATCATCTTAGAAATACCGCATAGTGTTTGAACTATGCCTttccttttatacattttcaaaGTACACAACTTGACAGAATTCGCTTACTCTCCAGAATAAATCGTCCTGAGTAGAAAACGTTCATGTTCTTCATTTTTACTGTCAGGAGGGAAAGGCTCCTGGAGATGGagctctttttttcattttacctgAACAATGTTTACAAGTCACAAAATTTGGTCATACTAAATGTATTTTGCCTTTTCATTTGGAAACCAACAACATGACTTCTTAGTAGTACTTTTagataaaagtggaaatacatgtttttatcaAGAATcatttttagaattattttaaaCACACAATTTGGTAATAAATTGTTTCCCTTTTTATCCacaatactttttttcatatattcaaaaaatgtcataaataattatacaatatatgaTTTTCCTttccacaaaacacacaaaatagcttttattcattcaaaaataaaataccatCATAACATTTGATTCATCATaacgatttttttccataaatgacacattttcatatatatttgtaaCGAGTGAGGCATAAAGTAACACATATTTGACAGTTTTGACtaaaaagaagctaactgcTGTAaaatagccaatcacagggcacatatagacaaacaaccattcacgacTTTGAGGGTATTTGACTATGTTGCCCCCCAACCATCAAGAAGTGTGTTTTCCGTCTGAACCGAGTGGTACTTCATGGCTTCCTGCCGCACACGCCTGACTTTTATCCTCCACATGTTTGAAAGCGATCCATATCCGGCCTGAAGATTCTGACATGTGGCTCTGTTTAACATGATGCTGACTTagcacccccacccacccggcTTGCTTCCATGGGTGATACCCACTGACTCTGCTGACTCAGTCACGCCCCTGTTAGCTTTGAATCAACGACACCTTTACAACACACGACTATGTGGTTGGATTTCTTAACATTTGTGGCAGGAACTGTTACTGATTATATGCAGTTAATTACTTTTAATCTTCAGATTAACTACGTCAGGACtacttatataaataatatatttataccGCTTACTTTGGTTTtctttgcattgcattgcataaTGCTGTATGTTTGCAAAAAAGACCAAGAGaactacttttaaaaaaaaaaacgttttaaaTATGACTTACATTCTGTAAAATTAATTTACAAAATCTAAAACATGTATaccttttatcatttttttaattccttttAGTTTGAAATTATAATGATGTAAAATGTTGTAACCTACTCACTTTTTTTATGTCCTGGTGTGAAAGGTCCTAAAAAGTGAGGAACTGGTGGATCAGAGATGAAACAGAGGTTAAAGTCCAGCTGCTCTCTCTCTGtcgccctctctctctctctctctctcacacacacacacacacacacatgcacgcaccaTCCTGgcatactgcatactgtatttcctgGTGGCTTTAGCAAACTTTAGCAAACTGTCCCCCAAATAAAGGCTACTTTGCTTTGGCACGTGTGCATTGTTGTGGTGTCCGCTGGATGTATACTTGGACATAAGGGACACTATTATGTCATTTATCATGGTGCATTCCTTTAGCTTGACTGTTTTTTGGCTCCTTTTCATCAGGGTGAGTCGGGCCTTTCCTCATACGGTGTTCATTTCCTTAGGGAATGAATCTtaatgacaatgtttttttgtatttttacactcGCTGGCCATCTTTTACAGCAGCTCCACAAACGCTGTTGCAATAAAGGAATGGTAAGATTGGTAGATAAATACTAGGTAGATACTGGATGTATCTGGGAAGATACATACAGGGGAAAGGCAgtgagctggtgtgggcttatcaATAGCCCCCAAGGCTTGGTGCCTCTGGGTTGGAGTCATCTCCGGTGAACGGAAGGGTCATTTCCCAACGCCTTCGGGTTGGGGAACAGGTCCTGACTGTCGTTTGTACGTACAGTATGTGCTAAACAGCACTTCAGAGTACctggccttcttggagtccatcagaggggtACTGGAGAGCACCCCATCTGGTGATTCCAtagttctactgggagacttcaacgccagTGTGACCAGGAGGAACGGCCTCTCTGATCTGAACCCATGCGGTGTGATCTTAATGGACTTGTGTTTGAACCATAGTTTGTCCACAACAAACACCGTgctcgaacatagggatgtccataagtgcacttggcaccaggataCCCCaagcaggtctatgatcgactttgtagtcgtatcatcaggcctacgtccgcatgttctggacaagagaggggctgagctgtctaCTGaccaccacctggtgatgagttatTATTAGATGGCAGGGGAGGATTCCGGACAGACCTGGGAGACCCAAAAGTatagggtgtgctgggaacgtctggcgtttcccgtttgtcgagtcttcaactcttgcctccggcagagcttcacctgcatcccagAGGAGGACGGGAATATttagtccgaatgggccatattctgtgcctccattgctgaacccggtggtggacaccagaggtcagggctgccgtccAGCTGAAGGAGGGGTCCTATGTGGATGGCTTGTGGaactcctgaagcagcaaaaaggTATCGTCAGTCCAAGCAGCACACGGCTTTGGTGGTGGTCAAGgtaaaaactcgggtgtgggaggagttcggtgaggccatggagcaagATGTTCTGGCAAATCTTCTGACGCCTCAGGAAGGGGAAGCAGTGCCTGCTGACTCCTGGACTGAGGATGTAGTCGcgcggtggaaggaatacttcgAGGCTCTTCTCAGTCCGACTGACATTCCTTCCATAGAGGAATCAGAGTCAGACGATACATACGTGGACAGTTCCATCACTGTGGCTGACAAAGTATCCTGGCTGGTCAAAATGCTCCTTCGTGGCAAAGCTCAGGGGGTGGATGAGTTTCCCactgaattcctcaaggctctggatgttgagggacagtcttggcctcttcgggctgtgacctttgATGTTTACTGTGttggtttgcatctgagtgtgaagcttctgggatgagactcagcaccttcAAATCAGATgacatggttctcagtcggaaaagggtggggTGCTGCCTcagggttgggaatgaggtcctgccccaggtggaagAGTCCAAGGATCTCCGGatcttgttcatgagtgaggttgcagcgtctgcagtaatgcggtcgctgtccCGGActgtcgtggtgaaaagagagctgatctggaaggcaaagctctcagttTCCTggtggatctatgttcccaccctcacctatggtcatgagctttgggtcgtgaccgaaagaacgagaTCAGGGATACAAGAGgttgaaatgagtttcctccgtaaagggtgaggagctcagagtagagccagtTGTGGTGGCTCGGGCATCAGGTCCGGATGCCTCCCCGACTCCAccttggtgaggtgttctgggcatgcccaaccAGGAGAAGGCtgcggggcagacctaggacacgctggagggattatgtctcacagctgacctgggaacgccttggtggcCGGGAACCAGGAAGTCTGAGCTTACCAACTGAGACTGTTGCCCCCGCAACCCGGgctcggataagcggaggaaaatggaatgGTAGGGGAAAAGGTTATTCATATGATGGGAAGTAAAGGCCGATTCCGAGTCTAAATAAAGTCAcattattataggaataaagttaaTATTccacaaaaagaaaattgacaaaaatgtcCTGTAACTTATCGAGAAGCTACaaaatcaaagtggcccttgcatctttACATGTTTCAGTATGTGACCCCTGCTGGA includes:
- the emsy gene encoding BRCA2-interacting transcriptional repressor EMSY isoform X2, whose product is MIQLEKPVLTGTMPVVWPTILDLGRDECKRILRKLELEAYAGVISALRAQGDLTKDKKDLLGELTKILGISTERHRAEVRRAVNDERLCTIAYHMAGPNSSSEWAIEGRRLVPLMPRLVPQTAFTVTANAVASATASQNASLLLPAETGNKEVVVCYSYTSTTCTSTSSTATSGAMGGVSKSPRPPSPSSSVVVLPSGSTVYVKSVSCSDEDEKPRKRRRTNSSSSSPVMLKEVSKVSPPVAKNMVAPVSGSPKMSNIMQSIANSLPPHLSPVKITFTKPTIQTTSATTQKVIIVTTSPSSNFVPNILSKSHNNATVSKLGSTAILTTPTQKQTVVFPASSTTVAVTTVVSSTPSVVMSTVSSCAASAGVKVASARLPSPKTVVGSSTQILTQFPKQQSPKQLQTSPIGTAGASQAQSSATTSPGAKPTIQIKQESGVKIITQQVQPSKILPKPSSVALSSSSSSPIMVVSSNGAIMTTKLVTQPTATQATYTRPTMTPNIGARISTSAGGATYVKTTSGSIITVVPKSLATLGGKIISSNIVSGTTTKITTIPMTSKPNVIVVQKTTGKGATIQGLPGKNVVTTLLNAGGEKSLQTVQGTKPAIITTSRPITKMIVTQPKGMSSGSQSTATKIIPTKIVYGQQGKTQVLIKPKPVFQAAVVSEQTRQLVTETLQQVTRSGDVGQVLGQDVSAKDDSGGFTESSSGSSVGETSHSSDSQPVLHVVSAKEHDWTEQEVAVEATPTIIYQEVSTGESQSATSTIKALLELQQTSVKEKGQESKPRQHTIDLSQMAVPIQLAQEKKTNPESSRPTSSEAEAGSDAITAGKVSQVGVSSGDNVVMASTPQPQQGKSYKSQITTVTKTAAAPPAAAVTHISLRPSDGKTDSVLEVSELEGDTLDPQTGLFYRSTSQPTDCTKHSITATQPSVVSRPDPEQPPPPPPPQLQSKPQISQPSSAAFSAAPHLTKKLPKLREQSQPKPQGSVTPPGTPVKLPVTPQLPKLQQAPTSHHRPLHTSMSHPPPLQAHHPVSAEKSASSQPIITQSATVTKITFGSSHHSSPVFSGEAVAKLIPESSSGPSVDKTSVSDILKISMMEAEIDPSTEPMVVDSSSDCAPVGKPLEVLAVSGTLDAGQFISSSGATAAAAHHHTHAKAQQFSRVQPGKGDMEVIEVIPQYSILPDSSQSNVVVEPSGFLEITNYTSQQLEEDSPMEQEVDSSNDEAASASPPDQP
- the emsy gene encoding BRCA2-interacting transcriptional repressor EMSY isoform X3, yielding MIQLEKPVLTGTMPVVWPTILDLGRDECKRILRKLELEAYAGVISALRAQGDLTKDKKDLLGELTKILGISTERHRAEVRRAVNDERLCTIAYHMAGPNSSSEWAIEGRRLVPLMPRLVPQTAFTVTANAVASATASQNASLLLPAETGNKEVVVCYSYTSTTCTSTSSTATSGAMGGVSKSPRPPSPSSSVVVLPSGSTVYVKSVSCSDEDEKPRKRRRTNSSSSSPVMLKEVSKVSPPVAKNMVAPVSGSPKMSNIMQSIANSLPPHLSPVKITFTKPTIQTTSATTQKVIIVTTSPSSNFVPNILSKSHNNATVSKLGSTAILTTPTQKQTVVFPASSTTVAVTTVVSSTPSVVMSTVSSCAASAGVKVASARLPSPKTVVGSSTQILTQFPKQQSPKQLQTSPIGTAGASQAQSSATTSPGVKIITQQVQPSKILPKPSSVALSSSSSSPIMVVSSNGAIMTTKLVTQPTATQATYTRPTMTPNIGARISTSAGGATYVKTTSGSIITVVPKSLATLGGKIISSNIVSGTTTKITTIPMTSKPNVIVVQKTTGKGATIQGLPGKNVVTTLLNAGGEKSLQTVQGTKPAIITTSRPITKMIVTQPKGMSSGSQSTATKIIPTKIVYGQQGKTQVLIKPKPVFQAAVVSEQTRQLVTETLQQVTRSGDVGQVLGQDVSAKDDSGGFTESSSGSSVGETSHSSDSQPVLHVVSAKEHDWTEQEVAVEATPTIIYQEVSTGESQSATSTIKALLELQQTSVKEKGQESKPRQHTIDLSQMAVPIQLAQEKKTNPESSRPTSSEAEAGSDAITAGKVSQVGVSSGDNVVMASTPQPQQGKSYKSQITTVTKTAAAPPAAAVTHISLRPSDGKTDSVLEVSELEGDTLDPQTGLFYRSTSQPTDCTKHSITATQPSVVSRPDPEQPPPPPPPQLQSKPQISQPSSAAFSAAPHLTKKLPKLREQSQPKPQGSVTPPGTPVKLPVTPQLPKLQQAPTSHHRPLHTSMSHPPPLQAHHPVSAEKSASSQQPIITQSATVTKITFGSSHHSSPVFSGEAVAKLIPESSSGPSVDKTSVSDILKISMMEAEIDPSTEPMVVDSSSDCAPVGKPLEVLAVSGTLDAGQFISSSGATAAAAHHHTHAKAQQFSRVQPGKGDMEVIEVIPQYSILPDSSQSNVVVEPSGFLEITNYTSQQLEEDSPMEQEVDSSNDEAASASPPDQP
- the emsy gene encoding BRCA2-interacting transcriptional repressor EMSY isoform X1 codes for the protein MIQLEKPVLTGTMPVVWPTILDLGRDECKRILRKLELEAYAGVISALRAQGDLTKDKKDLLGELTKILGISTERHRAEVRRAVNDERLCTIAYHMAGPNSSSEWAIEGRRLVPLMPRLVPQTAFTVTANAVASATASQNASLLLPAETGNKEVVVCYSYTSTTCTSTSSTATSGAMGGVSKSPRPPSPSSSVVVLPSGSTVYVKSVSCSDEDEKPRKRRRTNSSSSSPVMLKEVSKVSPPVAKNMVAPVSGSPKMSNIMQSIANSLPPHLSPVKITFTKPTIQTTSATTQKVIIVTTSPSSNFVPNILSKSHNNATVSKLGSTAILTTPTQKQTVVFPASSTTVAVTTVVSSTPSVVMSTVSSCAASAGVKVASARLPSPKTVVGSSTQILTQFPKQQSPKQLQTSPIGTAGASQAQSSATTSPGAKPTIQIKQESGVKIITQQVQPSKILPKPSSVALSSSSSSPIMVVSSNGAIMTTKLVTQPTATQATYTRPTMTPNIGARISTSAGGATYVKTTSGSIITVVPKSLATLGGKIISSNIVSGTTTKITTIPMTSKPNVIVVQKTTGKGATIQGLPGKNVVTTLLNAGGEKSLQTVQGTKPAIITTSRPITKMIVTQPKGMSSGSQSTATKIIPTKIVYGQQGKTQVLIKPKPVFQAAVVSEQTRQLVTETLQQVTRSGDVGQVLGQDVSAKDDSGGFTESSSGSSVGETSHSSDSQPVLHVVSAKEHDWTEQEVAVEATPTIIYQEVSTGESQSATSTIKALLELQQTSVKEKGQESKPRQHTIDLSQMAVPIQLAQEKKTNPESSRPTSSEAEAGSDAITAGKVSQVGVSSGDNVVMASTPQPQQGKSYKSQITTVTKTAAAPPAAAVTHISLRPSDGKTDSVLEVSELEGDTLDPQTGLFYRSTSQPTDCTKHSITATQPSVVSRPDPEQPPPPPPPQLQSKPQISQPSSAAFSAAPHLTKKLPKLREQSQPKPQGSVTPPGTPVKLPVTPQLPKLQQAPTSHHRPLHTSMSHPPPLQAHHPVSAEKSASSQQPIITQSATVTKITFGSSHHSSPVFSGEAVAKLIPESSSGPSVDKTSVSDILKISMMEAEIDPSTEPMVVDSSSDCAPVGKPLEVLAVSGTLDAGQFISSSGATAAAAHHHTHAKAQQFSRVQPGKGDMEVIEVIPQYSILPDSSQSNVVVEPSGFLEITNYTSQQLEEDSPMEQEVDSSNDEAASASPPDQP